In the genome of Cronobacter malonaticus LMG 23826, one region contains:
- the dkgA gene encoding 2,5-didehydrogluconate reductase DkgA, whose protein sequence is MANPGVIKLHDGNLMPQLGLGVWQATNEDVVTAIHKALEVGYRSIDTAAAYKNEQGVGDALKSAGVARDELFITTKLWNDDQKRPREALEESLEKLQLDYVDLYLMHWPVPAIDRYVEAWKGMIELQQEGLIKSIGVCNFNVEHLQRIIDETGVTPVINQIELHPLLQQRQLHAWNATHKIQTESWSPLAQGGEGVFDQKIIRELADKYGKTPAQIVIRWHLDSGLVVIPKSVTPTRIAENFNVWDFRLDKDELSEIAKLDQGKRLGPDPEQFGG, encoded by the coding sequence ATGGCAAATCCAGGCGTAATTAAGCTGCATGACGGCAACCTGATGCCCCAGCTCGGCCTCGGCGTATGGCAGGCGACGAACGAAGATGTCGTCACCGCGATTCATAAGGCGCTGGAGGTGGGCTACCGCTCCATCGATACCGCAGCGGCCTATAAGAATGAACAAGGCGTGGGCGACGCGCTGAAAAGCGCGGGCGTTGCGCGCGATGAGTTATTCATCACCACCAAACTCTGGAACGACGATCAGAAGCGTCCGCGCGAGGCGCTGGAAGAGAGCCTTGAAAAGCTGCAACTCGACTATGTGGATCTCTACCTGATGCACTGGCCGGTGCCGGCTATCGACCGCTATGTCGAGGCCTGGAAAGGCATGATTGAGCTCCAGCAGGAAGGACTCATCAAGAGCATCGGCGTGTGTAATTTTAACGTTGAGCACCTGCAACGCATCATCGACGAAACGGGCGTAACGCCGGTGATTAACCAGATTGAGCTGCATCCGCTGCTGCAACAGCGCCAGCTGCACGCCTGGAACGCCACGCACAAGATCCAGACGGAGTCCTGGAGCCCACTGGCGCAGGGCGGCGAAGGCGTATTTGATCAGAAAATTATTCGCGAGCTGGCGGATAAATATGGCAAAACCCCGGCGCAGATTGTGATTCGCTGGCACCTCGACAGCGGCCTGGTCGTTATCCCGAAATCCGTCACCCCGACGCGCATCGCGGAAAACTTTAACGTCTGGGATTTCCGTCTGGATAAAGACGAACTGAGTGAAATCGCGAAACTCGACCAGGGCAAACGTCTCGGCCCGGATCCAGAACAGTTCGGCGGTTAA
- the yqhD gene encoding alcohol dehydrogenase, whose product MNNFNLHNPTHIAFGKGAISELRALIPADSRVLVTYGGGSVKKTGVLDQVYSALNGLDVLEFGGIEPNPSYETLMNAVDLVRKEKVTFLLAVGGGSVLDGTKFIAAAAHYPSSRDPWHILETRGSEITSAIPMGSVLTLPATGSESNKGAVVSRRATGDKQAFHSAHVQPRFAILDPVYTYTLPPRQVANGVVDAFVHTVEQYVTYPVNAKIQDRFAEGILLTLIEEGPKALKEPENYDVRANLMWAATQALNGLIGAGVPQDWATHMLGHELTAMHGLDHAQTLAVVLPALWNEKRNEKRAKLLQYAERVWNITEGSDDERIDAAIAATRRFFETMVTPTRLSDYGLDGSTIPALLAKLEEHGLTALGEHNDITLDVSRRIYEAAR is encoded by the coding sequence ATGAACAACTTTAACCTCCATAACCCGACCCATATCGCCTTTGGTAAAGGCGCCATCAGCGAACTGCGCGCGCTCATTCCGGCAGACAGCCGCGTGCTGGTGACTTACGGCGGCGGCAGCGTTAAAAAAACCGGCGTGCTCGATCAGGTTTACAGCGCCCTGAACGGCCTCGACGTGCTGGAGTTCGGCGGCATCGAACCCAACCCGTCTTACGAGACGCTGATGAACGCCGTTGATCTGGTGCGTAAAGAAAAAGTGACATTTTTACTGGCTGTCGGCGGCGGTTCTGTTCTTGATGGCACGAAATTCATCGCGGCCGCCGCGCACTATCCGTCCTCGCGCGATCCGTGGCATATCCTCGAAACCCGCGGTAGCGAAATCACCAGCGCCATCCCGATGGGCTCCGTCCTGACGCTGCCTGCGACCGGCTCGGAATCCAACAAAGGCGCGGTAGTTTCGCGCCGCGCTACCGGCGACAAACAGGCGTTCCACTCCGCGCATGTTCAGCCGCGCTTCGCCATTCTCGACCCGGTTTACACCTACACCCTGCCGCCGCGCCAGGTGGCGAACGGCGTGGTGGACGCTTTTGTTCACACCGTCGAGCAGTACGTCACGTATCCGGTGAACGCTAAAATTCAGGACCGCTTCGCGGAAGGCATTCTGCTGACGCTTATCGAAGAAGGCCCGAAAGCGCTGAAAGAGCCGGAAAACTACGACGTGCGCGCCAACCTGATGTGGGCCGCGACCCAGGCGCTGAACGGCCTTATCGGCGCGGGCGTGCCGCAGGACTGGGCGACGCATATGCTCGGCCATGAACTGACCGCGATGCACGGCCTGGATCACGCCCAGACGCTGGCGGTTGTGCTGCCGGCACTCTGGAACGAGAAGCGCAATGAGAAGCGCGCCAAACTGCTGCAATACGCAGAGCGCGTCTGGAATATCACCGAAGGCAGCGACGATGAGCGCATCGACGCCGCGATTGCCGCCACCCGCCGCTTCTTTGAAACCATGGTCACCCCAACCCGCCTGAGCGATTACGGTCTGGACGGCAGCACTATTCCGGCGCTGCTGGCGAAGCTTGAAGAGCACGGTCTCACCGCGCTTGGCGAGCACAACGATATTACGCTCGACGTCAGCCGCCGCATTTACGAAGCCGCCCGCTAA